The following DNA comes from Meles meles chromosome 8, mMelMel3.1 paternal haplotype, whole genome shotgun sequence.
cagcgtccacagtctctcatggtttgtctccccctccagtttccccgaactcacttctcctctccatctcccaatgacttccgtgttattccttatgctccacaagtaagtaaagccatatgataattgactctctctgcttgacttattttgcttttcttatggTATCTTTTACTGGTAAGGAGCAGAACTCTCTGGTTTTTCTTTGCCTAAGAAGTTAGTCTTCAGAACACATGACATGCAGGAGAGAAATGTAGGCGAGGGATATTAGAAAAGCTGTAGGGATAGGAGGATACAAGCTAGTAAAAAAAGATTGAGGCAAACAAAAATATgtagagaaaataatattatagGTGATGAGTTTGAATAAAAGAAATTCTTACATACATAGCATTCTTAGTGGtctaaggggaaaaaattctgagccaaagccagaatgcctttctactttctttcccCTCATTTCAAGTTACAGAGAAGCTTCTCTATCACtccaggaaaaaaacattttttaatgtctcGGGTTAATTAAAAGCATTGCTTCCCTCAGTGTTACCAATAATTTTGgtttataattgatttttgtgttattttatttcttagtatGTCAAGAAATTTCTATGTTTTCATCTGTGGTTCcacaaaaactgatagaatttttatttcacagGACATTCTTGATTCATATGTAATTCAATTTTCAAATCATCATTTGTTTGACTATATgactaaataaagaaatgaatgaatgttttttttttcttcctaggatGCTTTAATCCAAACTAAGAGAAGGAAGATATACTTAGaactgtgggggtgcctgggtggctcagtgggttatgtctctgccttcagctcatcatgatctcagggtcctgggattgagccccacattgggctctctgctcggtggagagcctgcttccccctctctctgcctacttgtgatttctctctctgtcaactaagtaaataaaatcttaaaaaaaaaaaagagctgcatCTGAATTTCCATCCATGGTATACTTGTAATTATTGTGCTCATTCTGAAGACACAGGAGGAGATCCATCCATATGCTTTTAAGTAGAACCACTGTGCATGGGTGTCTTGTACTTTCTGGACGTGGGATTCTTCAGTTGTGTAATAATAAAACTGAAGAGCACTCTCTAAGAGATTACCAGGGTGTGATTCTCAAAATTGTTAAGATTATGTTTGCCAAACAGAATGATTTTAGCAACAACTTTATTGTTAAGATGGGAACTAGAGatcctgagaaagaagacaaagggTCTGAATTCAGACTCATAAGCAGGTGTCAGAACTGCCAAGGAGAGGGATGGCACTCACCATTCATGCCTCACCCTGCAGAACCACACCCAGGCCTGGACCAATCTCACTGCTGCAGGGAGGGCAAGATCAGGGCTGGATATAAAAGGAAGAACAGGGCCAGCTGCTCCTTATACTTGCTTCTGACACAACCGTGTTCACTAGCAACCGCAAGGAGACACCATGGTGCACCTGACTGCTGAGGAGAAGTCTGCCGTCACCTCCCTGTGGGGCAAGGTGAACGTGGATGAAGTTGGTGGTGAGGCCCTGGGCAGGTTGGTATCCAAGTGGCAAAGCAGGCTGACAGAGAGTGAATGGAAGCTGGGCTGGCAGAAATGGCTCAGTCCCCTGGGTTTCTGACAGGCTCTGACTCCTCTGCCCCCTGTGCTGTTGTCACCCCTCAGGCTGCTGGTCGTCTACCCCTGGACTCAGAGGTTTTTTGACTCCTTTGGGGACCTGTCCACTCCTGATGCTGTTATGGgcaaccccaaggtcaaggcCCATGGCAAGAAGGTGCTGAACTCCTTTAGCGAGGGCCTGAAGAATCTGGACAACCTCAAGGGCACCTTTGCTAAGCTCAGTGAGCTGCACTGCGACAAGCTGCACGTGGATCCCGAGAACTTCAAGGTGAGTCCAGGATATGCTCCGTTTTCTTCCTTTGCGCTTTCTAGTCTTTCACTCTGCTTCTTTTGCCTACCTTTTGCCTACCtcttctccccccaccttcctttAGTAGGTATCATCATGGAATGCTTGTCAAAATTTACATACTGTCATGTTTCTTTCAGTATTCCATAGTGTTTCCTTTCTCCCAAACTTTTATTTCATCAAGCTCTTCACTTAATTACTAAACTGTTGCCCCTCTCTTTCCCCCCTAACTTGCTTCCCCTACTCAATACCCAAATTATGCACACTAGCTCTCATCTTCTCCTTCCATGCTTGGAaagttctttctgtctctccatgtGGGGATTGGAAGGGCTCCTCCAAGTAGAGGCTACAAGTCGTCTCAAAATTAAAGGGTAAttgggcatgtgatgtgatgagcataggatgttatatgcaactaatgcgtcactgaaaattacataaaaatgaatgatgtattatatgttagctaattgaatttaaagaagaaaaaagaaaaagtgcattTTTAGAGAGTCAAGATTCaatggaaagggaaggaaaggaaatgtctgAGGATGATGGAC
Coding sequences within:
- the LOC123949263 gene encoding hemoglobin subunit beta — protein: MVHLTAEEKSAVTSLWGKVNVDEVGGEALGRLLVVYPWTQRFFDSFGDLSTPDAVMGNPKVKAHGKKVLNSFSEGLKNLDNLKGTFAKLSELHCDKLHVDPENFKLLGNVLVCVLAHHFGKEFTPQVQAAYQKVVAGVANALAHKYH